The following coding sequences are from one Candidatus Stygibacter australis window:
- a CDS encoding N-formylglutamate amidohydrolase, which yields MKNNYKIANFEFDYKMPVVCTAIHNGHKLSEIIAANMALSESARLYEEDPFTGYFTEIASNRIVVYYSRFQVDLNRPIRGSFYVTPQQAWGLQVRVNTPDSEEIEFSKKCYNWYYQSVQEHIDKLLEKFERIFIYDLHSYNHQRGGEGAEYDDPEKNPEIIIGTNNMPSSWFPLVDKIVEQLRSEDYFGRCLDVRINVKFDGGNFSRWLHNTYGERVCCIALEFKKIFMNEWTGEIDWLKAKRLREILAGSLQVIQKGLL from the coding sequence ATGAAGAATAATTACAAAATAGCGAACTTTGAATTTGATTATAAGATGCCTGTTGTATGCACTGCAATTCATAACGGGCATAAGCTTAGTGAGATCATTGCTGCGAATATGGCACTATCTGAAAGTGCGAGATTATACGAGGAAGACCCCTTTACTGGGTATTTTACAGAGATTGCTTCAAACCGGATAGTTGTTTACTACAGCAGGTTTCAGGTGGATTTAAATCGACCAATACGAGGGTCATTTTATGTTACTCCACAGCAGGCCTGGGGATTGCAGGTTCGAGTGAATACACCTGATAGTGAAGAAATAGAATTCAGCAAGAAATGTTATAATTGGTATTATCAATCAGTGCAGGAGCATATCGATAAGCTATTAGAAAAATTTGAGCGGATATTTATCTATGATCTGCATTCCTATAATCACCAGCGAGGTGGGGAAGGTGCAGAATACGATGATCCAGAGAAGAATCCTGAGATAATTATCGGCACAAATAACATGCCTTCCTCCTGGTTTCCTCTTGTAGATAAAATTGTGGAGCAATTACGGAGTGAGGATTATTTTGGCAGATGTCTTGATGTGCGGATTAACGTAAAATTTGATGGTGGGAATTTTTCCAGATGGCTGCATAATACCTATGGTGAAAGGGTGTGCTGCATAGCTTTGGAATTTAAAAAGATATTTATGAATGAATGGACTGGAGAGATAGACTGGCTGAAAGCAAAACGACTGAGGGAGATACTGGCAGGTAGTTTACAAGTGATCCAGAAAGGATTATTATAA